Below is a genomic region from Erigeron canadensis isolate Cc75 chromosome 7, C_canadensis_v1, whole genome shotgun sequence.
ttacagaattaaatttacatgtatatgtttcttctatatatactaACCTTTTACAGAGATCACAATGACAAAGGAAAAATAGAAACTTTATGGTTGTTTTGTTATTCATTTGaattttattatgttattttatctttatcttatgaaatttataagttttgtttACTAATGTTTTTGGTACATCGTACCAAATACATGGTACACCGTACCGTTTCGTACCAACTCGTACCGAAATGAGCCTACCCCCTCCGTACCGAATTCGTCAAACATAGCTACGTACCCAAACCGCGTACCCGTACCAAAGCGTACCGCATTTTATGTGACTATGATCTTAATAAGAAGCTTGTCAGACCAAACAATCAACCACAGGCCTCCTTATATATTTGGACAAACGCAAATATTCTATAACAATCTAACACTCAAAATACATCAGACACCTGAAGAAACCACAACATATCTCAAATTCTAATAACTACAAGGACTCATCTTTGTTTCTATTTTTGTGTCTGTTTCctttttctaatttcttcctcCAAGAATTCCAGAGTCGTATCAGTGACATGATTGGGAGCACAGCCTGCATCCACCATCATCTTCAAGAACCGATGAGCTTCCTTGAGTCTACCTGCTTTGCTATTAACTTCAATAAGTGTATTATAAGTCACAACATCAGGGTTTATTCCACTTTTCTTCATCTGCTCATAAACCTTATATGCCTCTTCAAACCATCCACCCTTCCCCAGTACATTAACCAGAGTATTATACATGACCAAATCAAGAAAACCTTCCTCTGTGAGTTTCCTTAAAACAGCGCCAACTAGATCGGCCCGCCCCATCTTCCCCAATGCTTGAAATATAACATTGTAGGTTGCCACGTCAGCAGCATTACCCTTCTCCCCCATTTCAGAAAGCACTCCATAAGCCTCATTCATATACCCTCTTTTCACCAACGAACTTATCAGTGAATTATAAGTGTAATTCACAGGATCAACACCCAAATCACTAAAAATCTCAAATAGCTTGCAAGCTAAACTTAGCTTTCCTTTTGTTAGATATATAGACAGGTAGGTATTCATCATATCGATATCAAACGAATCCACACCTTTTTCATAAACACGCTTCCCTCTAGATGATTTCAGTAGCTGACGGTGTGATTTTGCCTCATTAGCCAAGTGATCCATGTACGGTGAAGATGACCAAGGGTCAACGGTTTCTTTGCTATAAGGACTTGATTCAGGTGAAGCTATTAAAGacaaaatttcattaaaatcgCCTTTCACTGGAAACATAGGGGTGAAATCTTTTTCTCTGCTCTGCGGATCTTTTAGTAATGCTTCCATATTAGCTTTCCATTCAAGAACACTTGGCattatattactatttttgATACGCTTCAATATTCTATGTGTCAAATCCCTACCGCTTTCTTTGTTAATAGCTACCAAAAGATGAGTTATTGTAACTAAATCAACAACAAAGCCTCTAGCCTCCATTTCCTCCAACAATTCCAGAGCTTCTTCAACCATTCCCTCTCTACATATATGAAATACAACAATCGTATAAGTGATCGCGTCCACAAACTGACCTTTCTTCTTCAAATCACCAAACAACGCATATGCAGCTTGAGCTCGCCTATTGATAAACAACCcattaatcaatatattatatgtacAACAAGAAGCCCTCACACCATCATCAACCATTTTCTCAAACAACTCACATGCTTCCATAAGTTTTCTTGATTTCAAAAACCCATCCAACATAGAATTATAAACAATAGTATCCGGCTGAAACCCATTATGCTGCATTTCACCAAAGATCTTCACACCATCATTCATCCTATAACATTTACAACACCCTTGTATAATTATCCGATAAGTAAAAGGATCCGGCTCATGCCCCGAGCTTTTCAACTCCTCCCAAACTATAAGCGCATCATTCACCTTCCCGTTAAAACAAAGACCTTGAATCAAACTATTATAAGTACACAAATCCGGCGCCATAAAATCTCCAAAATTCACACTATTTTCCTTCATCTCTTTATACAAATCCAACGCCGTTTCCATATCTCCCCATTTACCAAACCCATGTATGCACACATTATAACCCAATAGATTCATAGTTAAACGACCCTTCTTTTTCCTTTCCCTCAACTTATCAAATACACTTCTAAACTCGTTTTTCATACCCGCCTTTCTTAATGCAACAAGCAACTCATTACAAACACTATAATCAACAAAACTTTCACTCTCATTTCCATCCTTACCCGAATCCAACAACTTAAACAACGTTAACACGGCCATACTCAAATGATCACTACGAATAAGCGCGACAACAACCGAGTTATAAACATCAGGGTCCAGCCCATTCAAAATATTCTCAACAAGATCCAAG
It encodes:
- the LOC122608033 gene encoding pentatricopeptide repeat-containing protein At4g01570, which gives rise to MLHRRQTKTLIVKHLNIQTKTLITQPKSSSPKLATFLLVASIVKSLSQPGGTQNLNTKTHDPSSFTLSDPLILEILQRPSLDVHKKLDFFKWCSLRHFYKHSACTYSQMLKLLSVNPVIYKVDIFMILGDMNRYGIGLDSKTFKVLLDSFIKFGNFDSALEILDLVENILNGLDPDVYNSVVVALIRSDHLSMAVLTLFKLLDSGKDGNESESFVDYSVCNELLVALRKAGMKNEFRSVFDKLRERKKKGRLTMNLLGYNVCIHGFGKWGDMETALDLYKEMKENSVNFGDFMAPDLCTYNSLIQGLCFNGKVNDALIVWEELKSSGHEPDPFTYRIIIQGCCKCYRMNDGVKIFGEMQHNGFQPDTIVYNSMLDGFLKSRKLMEACELFEKMVDDGVRASCCTYNILINGLFINRRAQAAYALFGDLKKKGQFVDAITYTIVVFHICREGMVEEALELLEEMEARGFVVDLVTITHLLVAINKESGRDLTHRILKRIKNSNIMPSVLEWKANMEALLKDPQSREKDFTPMFPVKGDFNEILSLIASPESSPYSKETVDPWSSSPYMDHLANEAKSHRQLLKSSRGKRVYEKGVDSFDIDMMNTYLSIYLTKGKLSLACKLFEIFSDLGVDPVNYTYNSLISSLVKRGYMNEAYGVLSEMGEKGNAADVATYNVIFQALGKMGRADLVGAVLRKLTEEGFLDLVMYNTLVNVLGKGGWFEEAYKVYEQMKKSGINPDVVTYNTLIEVNSKAGRLKEAHRFLKMMVDAGCAPNHVTDTTLEFLEEEIRKRKQTQK